ggaaggagagaaaagatacaggtctgtagttttggaTGTCAGCCGAgtctagggtgggtttctttaggagtggctttactgtagctgtcctgaaaggagctggaatacgACCTGAAGTTAAGCTCCTGGCTTCTGGCCAggaaaactggttccagagtggcaccaacacaacaacactggTTTAGAACAAAGAACTGCTCACGTCAGGGGCTGGAAGCAGAGTTATTGTGACCATGACCAACTAGAACCACTTATGACCGCCCTTTTTTAAAACCAGAGCTGGTGTAGCATGTTCTGACGGATCCACgggagaataaacaaaagattttcactattttcactAATTGAAGCAACAGTGGTCTGAGGATGAGTCTTGTTTGGATTTAGGCATGTaaagccaggagcaacactCATAAAGAGTCGATGTAGTCCGTCATATTTGTTCCTAACAATGATGGGAAGCTGAAGACGTATACAGTAAGTGAATGATGTGACTCTGTGATGGCTCTCAAGTCTGTGGAAAAGCAAGCCGGTTCTTAAAAGGTTCACATGTTGAACCAACTTTGAACCAGCAGTTGGTTGAAAAGGTGTGAATGCCAGCTTTGCGAGTTCCAGGAACCCTGTGATGCGTCAGTACGGAGCATAAAACAACACCTAATCTTAAATGTCTTCTAATTCAAGCTAATTCACCACCAGCATCACCTGCACGTCAGGCAGCTGTACTTCgctgtttaaattaaaatatgataaagacaaaatgtgatcaaagtgatgaaaacagatattttttattaaataatgaCATTGCGGGATGGTTTGTTTGCAGCAGTGTTGATGCGTCCTCTGGTTTCCTGTCAGTGCTAAATAATAAAACCATAATCAGTCTCCGTCATTCAGGATAGAAACACTTTGAACAACACTTTGAGACGTGATGAGGAATCTGATTGGTTCTCTGCTGATTATGTCATCTTCTGaataataacaaacaacagTAGTCATTGGAATCACTCAAAGTCACACGTACAAAAAGTGAACAGCTGTTCGTACAGTTAGGATAACAGACAGGAACTCAAAgtcataaaatatatttaaaatgttgagaataccaacaggaagtgacatcagaaGATGAATGGGAACCTGAACTtgactttcttcttctctaacttctgagagacagacagacagacagatggggtTGGTGGTGGATGAGGGTCCCAGCAGATGGAGCACCGATACAGAATTGTGCTTCAAGGTGTGATGTAAATCCTCTGAAGGGCGCTATCATTATCATtactcataataataataactggtCCAGATAacacaattttgtttttaaaaaacgaAACTAAAATTCAAATATTATCTATGAAAACTTTGTGCTTACAcaataaattttattttggcagttgtTGCATAAATTGTAATCAGTAAACAGTAATAGATTACTGTCACACCATTCTGCTGCTGCATGAACCATGCTGACACTACTGGATGGATTAAAAGtttgatttattctgttttgtcttcgtccctgaagcagaaaatgatcaaactgacattaaaacGTTATAAATCCAGTAGAGTCAGCTCCTGTGGCAGTGAGGAGTTGGGTGGAGGACAGTGAAGTTTGACAGTGTTCATCATGACGTCACTCTGCTGGGATTATCGGTTCATTACATCACTATTATACAGACAGTTAAAACAACACATCAGTGTGCAGCTGGCTCACATGCTTCAATCAGACCTGATCCGCTCCAGCTGTCTGAACAGGGTCATACAGAGTCACTCTACTTTCTGTTGGAGGGGCAGGTCTAGACCACCAAGTCAAACATATGCACCAGGATTGGGGTAAAGCAGGTCTGAAACCAGAACAGGAAAGAACTATGAACATGTTTGAGCCAGATCaggacagaaccagaaccacgTCTGAGCCAGATCAGGACAGAACAAGGAACAGGTCTGAACCAGATCAGAACTAGGAACAAGTCTTAACTAGATCAGGATAGAACCAGGAATAGGACAGAACCAGATCAGGACAGAACTACAATAAGGGCTGAACCAGATCAGGACAGAACTACAATAAGGGCTGAACCAGATCAGGACAAAACTAGGACTAGATCTAGACAGGATGAGGAGCAGGTCTGGACCAGATCAGGACAGGATCAGGACCAGGTCTGGACCAGATCAGGAAAGGATCAGGACTGGGTCTGGACCAGATCAGAACAGAATAAGGCCCAGGTCTGGACCAGATCAGGACAGAACTAGGAACAGGCCTGGCCCAGATCAGGACAGGATCCGGACCAAGTCTGGATCAGATCAGGACAGGATCAGGACCAGATCTGGATCAGATCAGGACGGGATCAGGATCAAGTCTAAAGGGTTGTTCATATTATCTCTTAGTGGTCCAGATCTGGTTTTCCTCACAACAGTGTTAACAGAGTAAACCAGATTCAGACATCCGGATCAGATCAGGTCTGGATTACAAAGTGTCTGGTACTGGAGATCTATTTCCAGTTTAAACCCAGTTTGTGGTTTCCATGGCAACTGACAGAGCGTCCGGTTATTCTGACACCTTGACCCGGAAAGTGACGCGACCCATGAACTTGTCCCGGTCGTCGTCGTTACGCAGGTCTGAACCCTCGACTTTACACTCGACCGTCTGCTCCACGTTATAATCTTCTTTTGTCAACAAGAGCTGCACGGCGACCACCGGCTGCACGTACCCCGCCTgccaaaacagagagagagacaggtagggttaaagagagagagacaggcagggtttaagagagagagagtcaggtgGGGttaatgagagagagacaggtagtgtttaagtgagagagacaggcagggtttaagagagagagagtcaggtagtgttaaagagagagaaacaggtagggtttaagagagagagacaggtagggttaacgagagagagacaggtagggttaacgagagagagagacaggtagggttaaagagagagagacaggtagggtttaagagagagagacaggtagggttaacgagagagagagacaggtagggttaaagagagagagacaggtagggttaaagagagagagacaggtagggttaaagagagagggacaggtagggtttaagagagagagacaggtagggttaaagagagagagacaggtagggttaaagagagagagacaggtagggtttaagagagagaaacaggtaGGGTttaagagaaagagacaggtaGGGTTAAAGAGACAGGTAGGGttaacgagagagagagacaggtagggttaaagagagagagacaggtagggttaaagagagagagacaggtagggttaaagagagagggacaggtagggttttgtttttaattttgtctctaaaattcttacatattgttccATTAAAATATAATCTGATGTTGAAGATCCAtgataataaaaacactcattattattgttattattatgattgatgattatgataataataataataataataataataataataataataatgaagaagaagaatacatTATTTACTCACATGAGCTCTCTTGCCGTAGTATGGGAAAAACATTTTATCCAGACGACCTTCTGGTGGGAAGTACTGCATCTGTAATGGGCTGTCTCTCTACcagacaatgaaaaaaaaatagttcaagttatttttttaaaactgttagTTTGTGTTTCAGCATGTTTGGATTTTTACCTGAACAGCATTGCAGTCTCTGATTGGTTAACGAGATACTGAGACTGATTAATGTCAGGAGGTGTATTTTCCCTGTATGTTTGCTGGTGATTCAGCCTCACAGCTGCATTATTGGATAGCTGGTAGtgaagtgtgtttctgtatgaaatgtgtgtgtgtgtgtgttaccttggCAGTACAATTGATGTAGGGGTCCCCTCGTGGTTTCAGTCCAAtgacctgcagacagacagacagacagacagacaaactggtgttgtttgttttcatatttatataaagtttacattaataattatttacaatCAAATTTGACACGTTTTGGACACAGTGTCGGTTGAGAGCTTCAGGTCTGTGAACCTGTATGAAAGTCAGCAGATGACAGAttaatgtgacatcactctcCTCAGCTCGTCCTTCAGTTTCATGACAGTCATCTTATTGTGCTCAGACAGAACACTGATGCTTCATGACTGAAGTCAGAGTCACAATCAGGAGTTTGAGCCTCACAGCCTGACTAAGCAGTGTTCTACTGACCCGGTTCATCTTGATGATGATACATGGTTTCCCCTCAGCATATCCGAAGCTGGTGTCGGGCAGACCGGAGCACTGACGCAGCGTGCTGCGTTTAAACTGACAGACTTTCTTTTTCGGCTCGTCGTCCTGTTCAGTGTATTCACCCACCAGACACAAGTCGTTCCCCTCCTGAAGACTGTCGTTATAATCTGCAGAGGAAACGAACAATTAAACAAATCTCCTTCTTTTAACTGTTAGTACATTATGCTGCCCTCACCTGTCTACACCGCTACCCTCACCTGTCCACACCGCTGCCCTCACCTGTCCACACCGCTGCCCTCACCTGTCCACACCGCTGCCCTCACCTGTCCACACCACTGCCCTCACCTGTCCACACCGCTGCCCTCACCTGTCCACACCGCTGCGTGCATTAAATCATCATAACATTACagcttgacctttgaccctgtcttctgtctgtgctCTAGGTTTCAgtttagttgtttcctgttttattttgtaggttttaCTCTcatcatgtgtcatgttgtgatACTTCCTGTCTTTGATTGTTTCTGCCTTTGTGATCGCCTTGATTCGTGTCACCTGTGCCCCTCAGGTGCGTTTAGTCTTTGCGCTCCTTCTCATTTGGTCAGTTCGTCTTTGGACTTAGTGTGATCAGCGTTCAGCCTTTGGTTATGGTGTTTTTGGACCTGGCCTGTAATTAGAATCTGATTTTTGCTTGTTCCTCACTGATGCCTGTTTGGGACTATCTTTTCTGATTTTGTCCTTCCTGCCTGACCATTCTTTAAGtctttttgttattaaatcaACTAACTGCACCAGCTTCACGTCGGTAGTCTGAATACATCTTGCTTCTCTGCAATCTGCTTCTACTTACTCTGCAGGAGGTCGTGCAGTTGTTGGGTGTACTGGTTGTAGTTTGTTGGGTCACTGCGGTTAAAGGAGATTTCTGCTGCATGAGGACGAACCACCAAACCTGGATTTGACAAAAGATATCTGaaatcaataataaaacactgaaaatctAATGACTACAACAGTAGAGATGTGTTCATATAAAAACGATCAAGTCACTCACTAAGACAGTCATTAAGATTTTACTGCTCCCAGAGGAGAAATGCGATTATGTCTGTCTGCAGAACATAAACATTTATATaccacacaaacataaatacattattcaGTACAAAGAGCATGAATACATTACAGAGtacttgttgtgttttgtgattaaTAAGCTGTGGAATGAAGAAGTGCTCTGGTAGAAGAGGATAAGCTTCAGCtaaaaggtgttttttgtgtatgCGGTCAGAGGGGAGTAgagtgaaacatgaaaaaaagatgtttctaAGGTCATGTGAGTGCAAATTATGTCTGTAATTGAGCTCTGAGAGGTTGAAGGTGGTGGATCAAGGATTTTGGGAGAATGTGTGTAATATGTGACAGCTCATTGTTGTTGGGGACGGACAGCATGTTGGGGACGGACAGCATGGTGGGACAGCAGCAGAGTCTCATGGATTAAACTATGCTTTGGTCAAGCAGTAACAGAAGATGGGGGACTGAGGAGCAGTGAAGTGTGAGTCAAAGCTGAGTTTGTTGTCCAGTGTAATTCTGAGGACTGTGAAGTCATCGACCTGCTCTGCTGTCACACCAGCAATGGAAATGTCTTATTAACATTCACCTGTAGATACAGTGGTAtgcaaaagtttgggcaccccttaGGAAAATCACTGCATCAGTTGTCACTTGCTgagcttttgaagcagcaacattttaacatatgtTATACCttatggaaacagaaacatctcagtagtgaaatcatttttattggtccaacagaaacatttttatgtgcatttaaacaaaaataggcATGTGCATAAATTTGGGCACCCCAAAGAAATAATTCCATTAATATTTAGTAGAGCCTCCTCCTATAGCCACAGACAAGTCCCTTAAGTCTGGCAGGTGGTATTTTGGCCCATTCCTCCATACAAAACGCCTCCAGTTCAGTCAGGTTTCTTGGCTTCCGTGAATAGACAGCCTGCTTCAAATCAATCCatacattttcaatgatgttaAGGTCTGGGGACTGGAATGGCCATTCCAGAACATTGTACTTGTGCTTCTGCATGAATTCCTTGGTGGATTTTGAACAGTGCTTAGGATCATTGTCCTGCTGAAAAATCCAACCCCGGCGTAGCTTCAACTTTGTGACCGACTCTTGAACATTCTTGTCATGAATCTGCTGATACTGAGAGGAATTCATGTGGCCCTCAACTTTAACAAGGTTTCCAGTACCTGTGCTAGCCACGCAGCCCCATAACATGATGGACCctccaccaaatttcacagtaggcaATAAGTTCTTCTCATGgaatgcagtgtgtttttttcaccatGCATACCTCCCCTTGTTCTGACCAAATAACTCTATCTTagtctcatctgaccacagtatttttttccaacatgcTTCTGGCTTGTCCAGATGTGCTTTTGCATACCTCATGCGACTCTTCTTGTGATGAACACTCAGGAAAGGCTTTTTGCGCATCACCCTTCCAATGAGCTTTTCCTGGTGCAAAGTACGCTGGATTGTGGAACGATGAACAACTACACCATCAGCAGCCAGATGTTCTTGTAGTTCTCTGGAGGTGGTCTGTGGCTTGTCTGTGACCATTTTAACCATCCttcgcctgtgcctttcctgtatttttttcgGCCTACCACATCTTTCCTTCACAAGGACTGTTCTTGTGGCCTTCCATTTCTGCACTACATTTCtgactgtggagacagacagtCCAAACCTTCCAGATAATTTCTTGTACCCTTCTCCTAATTCATAATAATGAATTATCTTAGTTTTTAGGTCAGTGGAGAGTTGTTTAGAGGCCCCCATGTTGCCACACTCTCAGAAAGAACCTAGGACAAGCACAGCCAGCAATTACCTATGTTAAACAGCCTTTTTCATGATTGGTTCCACCTGTCTTTGTAATTGAAGGTCTCACAAGCTAATCAAAGCAATTTTGTACTGCAACCTGTCAGCTATAAATCCCTACAGGTCTTGAAATGAATGCGATTAAAAGGGTGCCCAAATTTATGCAcatgcctttttttgtttaaaggcacataaaaatgtttctgtgggaccaataaaaatgatttcactactgagatgtttctgtttccataaGGTATAACATATGTTAAAATGAAGttgctgcttcaaaagctcAGCAAGTGACAAACTGATGCAGTGATTTTCCtaaggggtgcccaaacttttgcaTACCACTGTAGTTACATTAACACTGCTAACTGAAAGGAGAAATAGACTCAATGATTATGATAATGATGCTGGTGGTGAGTTTCCTCAATAGACTCAATGAATGATAATGATTAGTCCTCACTGGGTAACTGCAGTCATTAGTTCACAGagtgtagaagaagaagaagaaaaagaaggacaGCAACAGCAAAagaacagcaacagcagaagaaggacaacaacagcagaagacggacagcaacagcagaagaagaacagcaacagcagaagacggacagcaacagcagaagaagaacagcaacagcagaagaCGGACAGCAACAGCAGAAGAAAGAAGTCTGTCACTGATAAAGTTATCCAGTAAAGTTGGCTGATGGTGACGGAGCTTCTCTTCCATGGATCATGTTAAATGAAGAAGATTGTGATCAGCAGGGGTCGAGGAGACAAGCATCCTCTGGTCATTTCTTATCCTTGTAGGTGAACCAGCTGTAGACTGACAGCTGACATGATGGTGTTGAAGTACATAATGATTATTGATTGGTTGATCACTCCAACAGGCTGATGATGAAAGAGTTCTGCATGGTGTTTTTACCAGACCTggttaaaatgatcattttgagTGTGAATTCAACAGGAAGTTAAACATGAGAACCTGCTGTCATCAACTCACCTGGATTGGCCACTCGGTCCTGATAGCGGGGGACGTTGTCATCCAGAGTCTGTAACATCACCCACATGGTGAGCGTGAACATTCCCGCCAGAAACCCATAGAAGACAAggtagaagaggaggatgagaccTGAGggagacaggaaaaaaaaaaaatatatatatatatgtatatatatatatatatatatatatatatatatatatatacaacagaggaaacaaacGCTGAACAGTGattgtaactgtgtgtttgttttctgatagCACTGTCCAATCAGATCGCTGGATCCTGCTCACTCTCCAGCAGCAGGCTGCTCACATCACTCTATGCTGTAATATACTGTGATACACTATAATACACTATAATATACTTTGATATGCTATAACATActataatatactgtaatataatgtaatatgcTGTCATGATTGTGGACTTTGTGTGTTGGTTGTTCTGGGTGCTGTGAAGCTTTTTTGCAGGAGCTGGCCGTGGTTTCTGTGGTCAGCTGGAGCTCCTGCACTTCACACATCTGTAGCTCATCTAATGATCCATTACCAGCTTAAATACTCTGGCCGTCTCTACAAACGCTGCCAGATTGTTTCCATATTACTACGTGATATCCATGGCTGAACCTCTCGATCTAtttctagtgttttttttacttgtttgcCAGGCAGCTGCCTTCCTCGTCTAACCTTTGAATCTCCTCATCATTCCAAGAGCCACTGCCATCCCGAGCTCCAGCGCCACAGCACACACTCGCCTGTCTCCTGTGGAACGCCAACGACAGCTTAAGCTTTGTATTTACTGTGGTCAACCCGGACACTTCAACGCATCCTGCCACTCAATGCCAAAAAGACAAGGCTTACCAGTAAAGGAGAGCACCCTGGTGAGCCAAACTTCTTCCCTTTCCAGCTCTCTCCAACACATTAATCTCCCTGCCTCTTCACAAAGGTCACATGACTGGTCCCTTGATTCCCCTAAGACAGTTAATGCCGAGCTAGCAGACTTTAAGCTACTGTCACTCACCATATTCAGCCTTTGAACTTGGTAATTTCTGGCAACCATTGTGAACAAGTCCAGCTTTTTGTAATTCCCTCTTCTGCTTCATCTGTCGTTCTCTGTCTCCCCTGGCTCAAACTCCACAATTCTCACATTGATTGAAACACTTCCACCATCTGAGTGTTTTTTGCCATTCCCATTGCCTGCACTCAACCAGCCCTGCCTACAAGACATCTGCAACAACCCCTTCCATGCCACCTGATCTGTCCCTGGTGCCACCAGACTACCATGACCTGGCTAAGGTTTTCAATAAGGAGTTAGCACTATCCCTACCTCCTCACAGGCCCTATGACTGTGCCATACACCTCCTCCTCGGAGCCCCATTTCCTCTATAATCTGGCTGCCCCGAGAGAGCGGCCATGGAGAAGTATATTGGAGATTCACTTGCAGTGGGCATATTCTGaccttcctcatctcctcttggGGCCAGGTTCTTCTTCGTGGATAAAAAAGGACAAGACGCTATGCCCACATATCGACTACTGCTTGACTATGACAAAACCATCAAGAACAAGTTTCCTCTCCCTCTGATTGACCCTTCCTTTGAGCCTCTTTGCCATGTACAGATCTTCACAAAATTGGACCTCCACAAAGCCTATCATCTCGTCTGCATCCAGGAGGGGAATGAATGGAAAACTGCTTTTAACACCCCACTCGGACACTTTGAATATCTGGTTATGCCATTGGGACTCACTAACACCCCTGCTGTCTTCCAGGTCCTCATCAATGACATCCTGTGTGACATGCTCAATAATTTTGTATTCATCTGCCTCGACaacactttgatttttttcacgcacaactgaaaaacacacaaaatatgtgCGTCTTGTGCTCCAGAGGCTACTGGAGAACAAGCTATTTGTCTAACCAGAAAAGTGTGAGTTCCACGGCCCTGCCGTCAGTTTCCTGGGATATGTGATTGTGCAGGGACAACTCCAGCCAGACTCCTCTAAGATAGAAGCAGTGGCTGAGTGGCCAGCACCTACTTTCTGTAAACAGCTACAATGCTTCCTGGGTTTCCCCAATTTTACAGAGGGTTCATCCATGATTACAGCAGGGTTACAGCCCCCCTGACTCGTCTCACCTCCACCCTTTGCTTGATCCCCCAAAGCCAACTCTCAGGTTCAGAGTTATTCACCAGTTCTCCAGTGCTCATACACCCTGATCCCTCTCATCAGTTTTGTGGAGGTAGATGCCTCTGACTGCAGAGTGGGAGCTGTCCTCTCCCAGCGCAATACAGATTCCCAGAAACTTCATCCCTGTGCCTTCTTTTCCCGATGCCTGTCGTAGTTATGACGTGTCCTACTTAAGTTCTGCTAAATGCCTGCACTTGTGGCAAGCCTACTGGTCccttttttcagctgtttcaacTTCACCCTTTCCTACCGACCTGGATCCTGCAACGGCAACCCAAACCCCCTCTCCCCCCTGTACTCCCCTGACACTGCTTCTTATGAATCTTAGCCTATCCTGCCCCTGCCCTTTGTTGTCAGTGCCGCCTCCTGGGAGATTGAGGCTATCGTTAAGGAGGCTCAGCTTACTCAGCTGGATCCAGGTACTTGCCCTGCTAATCACATGTTTGTTCTTGACTTTGTCAGATCCCAAGTCCTGCAGTAGGGGCGCTCCAAGATCACTTGTCAGCCTGGTTTCTATCGGTCCCTTCAGTTTCTCCAGCAGCACTTTCTGACTTCACCccgaccccgcatagcatgactcatGGGTTTCATGGCATCCCAACAGACATTGTGTCAGACCGAGGACCGTAGTTTGCACCACAGGTGTGTTGCTCATTCTGTAAAACACTGGGAGCAGTCTAGTTTTACCTCTGGTTACCACCTTAGTCTAATGGCCAAACAGTGCAGGTCAATCAGGACCTGGAGACGGAGCTCCCATCCCATGTTCTCCCTGGTCAAGCCAGTGTCATCCAGTGATCGCTCTCCTTTTCCGATGTTGCCAAGGGTGAGGAGCAGCTCAGAATACCCGGCTTTCTTGGATGGTGTCCTGGAAGGGGTGCCATTCCATCTGGGAACACTGGGGGACTTCAACACTCACATGGTCAGCAATGGAGAAACCTAGAAGAGGGTGATTGGGAGGAATGGCTTGCCTTATCTGAACccaagctgtgtttttttattggacttctgtgctagtcaTGGATTGGCCATATCAAACACCATGTTCCAGCATAAGGTGGTTTATAAGTGTACTTGATACCAGATCACCTTAGGTTGCACCAAAGGTTGATGATTGACTTTGTGGTTATATCATCAGATCTGTGGCTGTATGTCCTGAACACTCaggtgaagagaggagcagaactgtcaactgatcaccacttGGTGGTGAGTTGGATCAGATGGCATGGAAGGCTGCTGGATAGATCTAGTAAATTCCCAAGACCTGGGGGGGTCTTGGGAATTTGCCCATCCAgtctacatgtgttttgtggacttggtGAAGGCCTACGGCCGTGTCCCCCAGTGAGTACTGTGGGGGTTACTACTGGAGTATGGGATACCAGGCCCGTTGCTACGGGCCATCTTGTCCCTATATAATCAAAGTGAGAGCTGTGTCCGTATATTCAGTCTAAGTCAAACACATTCCCGGTGGGTGTTGGAGTCCTCCAGGGTTGTCCCTTGTGTCCtatcctgtttgtgatattcatggacaggACCTCAAGGCGCAATGGTGGTGAGAAGTGTCTGGATTAGGAACCTCAGAATTGTGTCTCTGCTTTTAGCAGACAACGTGGTTCTTCTGACTTCATTGGTCTGTGACCTCCACCAGTcactggggcggtttgcagccaaGCGGTTGGACCTGAGCCAGCACCTCTAAGTCTGAGGCTACAGTTCTCTGCCAGAAAACAGTGGATTTGAGCTTCTGCCCCAAGCAAAagagtttaagtatctcggggtaTTGTTCATGAGTGTTTGTGGGATGAAGCGTGAGATGGGCAGGCTGTGGCGTGATGTGGAATCAGCAGTACTGCAGATGTTGCACCGGACCATCATGGTGAAGAGGAAGCTGAGCCAGAAGGCAAAGCGCAAGGTTTACCAGCTGATCTATGatccaaccctcacctatggtcatgagtTGTTTGTTGCAAAAAAATTAGATCACAGAAAGAAGAGGgtgaaatgagtttcctctgtAGGGCAGCTGGGCTCtgccttagagatagggtgaggagcttgGACATCCAGAGGGAGCTTGGGGtagagctgctgctccttcatGTGGAAGAGTGCCAGATTGGGTGGTTGTGCATCTGATTGGGATGACTCCAGGGCGCCTCCCTTGAGAGGTTTTCTGGGTTTGACCAACCTGGAGGAGACCCTGGGGCAGACCCAGAAACTGCTAAAGGAATATTTtttctcatctggcctgggaacacctggggatcccccaggaggagctggaaagtgttgctggggaAAAGAAGTCTGGAATAACCTACTGAACCTGCTGCTACCACGACCCAACCCCAGATAAGCGGAAGACAACAGATGGATACTATAAGGTACTGtgatatactatactatactataatgTACTGTGATATACTGTACAATAAGGTACTGTGATATACTATAATATACTATAAGGTACTGTGATATACTATAAGGTACTGTGATATACTCCACTATACTATAAGGTACTGTGGTATACTATAATATACTATAAGGTACTGTGATTTACTTTATAAACATCATAAATTAATAAAACgtgatgttttttaaatcataagGATGTaatgaaacagacaggaagtgacatcatgaATTTGTCACAGACTCATCACCGTGGACACCAGATTGTGTTGTACTGTGATATTAACATTGTAGTGATCGAGGAAGTAATGATATTTGACCCTGAATCATCACTCTGCCTTCTACACAAACTGCTCATTTAGCCAATCAGCACACAGAAGTGACCAAACTAGCGCACATAAAATCTGACCATTAatcaatattatattaatttaacatgatcatgttttaatgtttccagaAATCACTTCAATAACTACAAAATATGCAGTCcaataaaaaatatactgtGTCAACATGTTTACTGTAATGGTAATACACAGTATTCTacagtaatgtactgtaatacACAGTAACATACTTTAGTACACTGTAATGTGCAGTAATATGCGttaatatattttcatatgaaaatatacaatatacttGAATATACTGTAGTATACTCTGATATACTG
This is a stretch of genomic DNA from Pagrus major chromosome 2, Pma_NU_1.0. It encodes these proteins:
- the LOC141015101 gene encoding sodium/potassium-transporting ATPase subunit beta-3-like yields the protein MSSSPQDQNQEPNQEPKEVMKEQKEEVKEEVKEEVNEEKQEEMREEKKEEKEEKKEEKKEEKKEEKKKEEKESWKDSFYNPRTGQFLGRTASSWGLILLFYLVFYGFLAGMFTLTMWVMLQTLDDNVPRYQDRVANPGLVVRPHAAEISFNRSDPTNYNQYTQQLHDLLQNYNDSLQEGNDLCLVGEYTEQDDEPKKKVCQFKRSTLRQCSGLPDTSFGYAEGKPCIIIKMNRVIGLKPRGDPYINCTAKRDSPLQMQYFPPEGRLDKMFFPYYGKRAHAGYVQPVVAVQLLLTKEDYNVEQTVECKVEGSDLRNDDDRDKFMGRVTFRVKVSE